A stretch of Cyanobacterium sp. HL-69 DNA encodes these proteins:
- a CDS encoding Pentapeptide repeat family protein yields MGNGLKPIVSFIPLLLFAEPVLPHQTPFPPESWSIVWLNKSYFCYKTTQSLLSYVNLRLRKQNILKTKVLKTTMTTQIQHLKMLTSVQKWNLWRKANPDIVPELRAVDLSHRNLDGINFKGVNLREANLTGASLNNADCTGANFHRANLSKITMKDAEAHKASFNDTNFYQAVLNGSDLSQVSIRNCNLVEAKMVGCYFIKTDFTDSRLNEADLSNSYLTEAILVSTKLIDANLSQVDLSGVNATSAQFTGANLTGANIEDWIIDETTHIDRVFCDYFYAKVHEKVDLSDCNSYTLNDVVNSPDGSNMDGNIVPNSFVNSSLPGVNGFNNIRQTQNCFELAIKKSQQV; encoded by the coding sequence ATGGGCAATGGGCTTAAGCCCATTGTTAGTTTCATTCCCTTACTTTTATTTGCAGAGCCCGTATTACCCCATCAAACTCCATTCCCCCCAGAAAGTTGGTCCATCGTTTGGTTAAACAAAAGTTATTTCTGTTACAAAACTACACAATCTTTGTTAAGTTATGTTAACCTTAGATTAAGGAAGCAAAACATACTCAAAACAAAAGTTTTAAAAACAACCATGACTACTCAAATTCAACACCTAAAAATGTTAACATCTGTTCAGAAGTGGAATTTGTGGCGTAAAGCAAATCCTGACATCGTTCCAGAATTAAGGGCAGTTGATTTGAGTCACCGTAATTTAGATGGTATTAACTTTAAAGGAGTAAATCTAAGAGAAGCCAACCTCACAGGTGCAAGTCTTAATAATGCCGATTGTACAGGGGCTAACTTTCATCGTGCCAACCTAAGTAAAATAACCATGAAAGATGCGGAAGCGCACAAAGCATCATTTAATGACACTAACTTTTATCAAGCAGTATTAAATGGCAGTGATTTGAGTCAGGTAAGTATCCGCAATTGTAACCTAGTGGAAGCAAAAATGGTGGGATGTTACTTCATTAAAACTGACTTCACCGATTCTAGGTTAAATGAAGCGGATTTAAGTAATTCTTATCTTACCGAAGCAATTTTAGTTAGTACCAAATTAATTGATGCGAATTTGAGTCAAGTTGATTTGAGTGGTGTTAACGCCACTTCTGCCCAATTTACAGGGGCAAACCTAACTGGGGCAAACATCGAAGATTGGATTATTGATGAGACAACCCACATAGACAGAGTTTTCTGTGACTATTTCTATGCTAAAGTTCATGAAAAAGTTGACTTAAGTGATTGTAACTCCTATACTCTCAATGATGTTGTCAATTCACCAGATGGCAGTAATATGGACGGAAATATTGTTCCTAACTCTTTTGTAAACTCTAGTCTCCCTGGTGTAAATGGTTTTAATAATATTAGACAAACCCAAAACTGTTTTGAGTTAGCTATCAAAAAATCTCAACAAGTTTGA
- the recJ gene encoding single-stranded-DNA-specific exonuclease RecJ, whose translation MINQWNIAPIYDIPKWFQDIVQEYTKNIPTKGDFVSQLLWHRGIREEKELHTFLDSRNYKPTSPFDFGQEMKRAVIRLNQAWEKGEKVCIWGDFDADGITSTSVLWEGLGQFFAQELQLSYYIPNRLKESHGLNCEGIDRLAQEGISLIVTCDTGSTNLKEIDYANELGIDIIVTDHHTLPDDRPQVVSIINPRYFKNTHPLYHLSGVAVAYKLVEALYEAFPDIPTQPVEDLLDLVAIGLIADLVELKGDCRYLAQEGIKKLQNTNRCGVKQLLQLCKGNGDRPMDISFGIAPRINAVSRIHGDASFCVKLLTTKNLKEAITFANQTEEANLNRKELQQTVLKQAHKKVADLDLSTTAVIVLEDNQWETGVLGLVASAISQEYGRPCILLSTMKTSDSNNLARGSARSVSGINLYDLVFSQKHLLSGFGGHPFAAGMALPIENVPLFRDGINQKLKQKLDITKLQPIIDIDLTVTVSQLTQELFKELKLIEPCGMGNSAPKYLVKNCWFTDVRNKNISSKKKNKTIKYLVTSFKLCDSSKPDGIFGSWWGHSSSEILSNQNYDVVIEFDYNKFNKQYEPRIVDIKTSHSELNLNVSESPTVKNNIVLKTNNNSETLFNKDFHKQKWINFLGIVKYLINHQQSIDITIFQEKVAMGDRTLEYSLRTIEHLGFIHTIENNNIYFSSIKTTINEKEYLKNLQKTIAIIKEEYLQTLLLNK comes from the coding sequence ATGATTAATCAATGGAACATTGCCCCCATCTACGATATTCCTAAATGGTTTCAAGATATTGTTCAGGAATACACCAAGAATATTCCCACAAAGGGAGATTTTGTGTCTCAACTCCTATGGCATCGGGGCATAAGGGAAGAAAAGGAATTACACACTTTTTTAGATAGTCGTAACTATAAACCTACATCACCTTTTGATTTTGGACAGGAGATGAAAAGGGCGGTAATTCGCCTTAATCAAGCATGGGAGAAGGGGGAAAAAGTCTGTATTTGGGGTGATTTTGATGCGGATGGCATTACTTCTACTTCGGTTTTGTGGGAAGGGTTAGGACAGTTTTTTGCTCAGGAGTTACAGTTAAGTTACTATATCCCCAATCGTCTCAAGGAATCTCATGGGTTAAATTGTGAGGGTATTGATAGATTAGCCCAAGAGGGTATAAGTTTGATTGTCACCTGCGATACGGGTAGCACTAATTTAAAAGAAATCGACTACGCCAATGAATTGGGCATAGATATAATCGTTACTGATCATCATACCTTACCAGACGATCGCCCTCAGGTGGTATCCATTATCAATCCTCGTTATTTTAAAAATACTCATCCCCTTTATCATCTGTCGGGGGTAGCGGTGGCTTATAAGCTAGTAGAGGCTTTGTATGAGGCTTTTCCTGATATTCCTACCCAACCCGTAGAAGATTTACTAGATTTGGTTGCCATTGGCTTAATTGCTGACTTGGTGGAGTTGAAGGGAGATTGTCGTTATCTTGCCCAAGAAGGGATCAAGAAATTACAAAATACTAACCGTTGTGGGGTTAAACAATTACTACAATTATGTAAAGGTAATGGCGATCGCCCCATGGACATTTCTTTCGGTATTGCACCCCGTATCAACGCTGTGAGTCGCATCCACGGAGACGCTAGTTTTTGCGTCAAATTACTAACAACCAAAAATCTCAAAGAAGCCATCACCTTCGCCAACCAAACAGAAGAAGCCAACCTTAACCGCAAAGAATTACAACAAACCGTATTAAAACAAGCCCATAAAAAAGTAGCTGATTTAGACTTATCCACCACCGCCGTTATCGTCTTGGAAGATAATCAGTGGGAAACAGGAGTTTTAGGATTAGTTGCCAGCGCCATTAGTCAGGAATATGGGCGCCCCTGCATTCTCCTTAGCACCATGAAAACCAGTGACTCTAACAATTTAGCACGGGGTTCGGCTCGTTCGGTCAGTGGCATCAATTTATATGACTTAGTTTTCTCTCAAAAGCATCTTTTATCAGGTTTTGGGGGACATCCCTTCGCCGCTGGTATGGCTTTACCCATAGAAAATGTACCTCTATTTCGAGATGGTATCAATCAAAAATTAAAGCAAAAGTTAGATATAACCAAATTACAGCCCATTATTGATATAGATTTGACCGTTACAGTTTCTCAATTAACCCAAGAGTTATTTAAGGAATTAAAATTAATTGAGCCTTGTGGCATGGGTAATTCTGCCCCTAAATATTTAGTTAAAAATTGTTGGTTTACTGATGTACGTAATAAAAATATTTCTTCTAAAAAGAAAAATAAAACTATTAAATATTTAGTGACTTCTTTTAAACTTTGTGATAGCAGTAAACCTGATGGAATTTTTGGCAGTTGGTGGGGACACAGTAGCAGTGAAATTCTTTCAAATCAGAACTATGATGTGGTAATTGAGTTTGATTATAATAAATTTAATAAGCAATACGAACCCAGAATAGTTGACATAAAAACCAGTCACTCTGAATTAAATTTAAATGTTAGTGAGTCTCCTACTGTTAAAAATAATATTGTTTTAAAAACTAATAATAATTCAGAAACATTATTTAATAAAGATTTTCATAAACAGAAGTGGATAAACTTTTTAGGAATAGTAAAATATTTAATTAACCATCAACAATCTATTGACATAACAATATTTCAAGAAAAAGTTGCTATGGGCGATCGCACCTTAGAATATAGCTTAAGAACCATTGAACACTTAGGCTTTATTCACACCATAGAAAATAATAATATTTATTTTTCAAGCATAAAAACAACCATAAACGAAAAAGAATACTTAAAAAATCTTCAAAAAACCATCGCCATAATAAAAGAAGAATACCTACAAACCCTACTACTAAACAAATAA
- a CDS encoding 3-demethylubiquinone-9 3-methyltransferase → MSEVRNAVQKLYNTYPFPPDPLLDEPPPGYNWRWHYQSAYSFCKGRKPHKKQVRILDAGCGTGSSTEYLVLHNPTASILAVDISENALATAQRRLEKSGVLKDFQGSIEFRQFNLENARELEGSFDFINSVGVLHHLPNPVIGIQALADKLGDDGLFHIFVYGELGRWEILLMQRAIALIQGDKIGDYRDGVAVGRKLFAGLPEYSRILQREKERWALENQRDECFADMYVHPNEFDYNIDSLFEFIHTSGLEFVDFSNRDFWQVERLIKSEDLLQRVQQLTTQERYRLVELLDPSNVTHYEFFLAKSPHHRETWQDDQLLLGAKPELNPCMLGWESKSLLDYNYQPVTLTDGEFEFMKLASQNPNENLTVEHILSQVNGTLDQVRSLINRQLIIMG, encoded by the coding sequence ATGTCTGAAGTTAGAAACGCAGTTCAAAAATTATATAATACTTATCCTTTTCCTCCTGATCCTCTTTTGGATGAGCCACCTCCAGGGTATAATTGGCGATGGCATTATCAATCAGCCTATAGTTTTTGTAAGGGTAGAAAGCCTCATAAAAAACAGGTTAGAATATTGGATGCTGGTTGTGGTACTGGTTCTAGTACGGAGTATTTAGTTTTGCACAATCCTACTGCTAGTATTTTGGCGGTGGATATTAGTGAGAATGCTTTGGCGACTGCCCAAAGACGATTGGAGAAGTCTGGAGTTTTAAAAGATTTTCAGGGTAGTATTGAGTTTCGCCAGTTTAATTTGGAAAATGCAAGGGAGCTGGAAGGCTCGTTTGATTTTATTAATTCGGTGGGGGTTTTGCATCATTTACCTAATCCAGTCATTGGGATTCAAGCCTTGGCGGATAAGTTGGGAGATGATGGTTTATTCCACATTTTTGTATATGGGGAGTTGGGTAGATGGGAGATTTTGTTGATGCAAAGGGCGATCGCCCTTATCCAAGGAGATAAAATAGGAGATTATCGAGATGGTGTGGCGGTAGGTAGGAAATTATTTGCAGGATTACCCGAATATAGCCGTATTCTACAACGGGAAAAGGAACGATGGGCATTGGAAAATCAACGGGATGAATGTTTTGCTGATATGTATGTTCACCCCAATGAGTTTGATTACAATATTGATAGTCTATTCGAGTTTATCCATACTTCTGGGTTGGAATTTGTAGATTTTTCTAACCGTGATTTTTGGCAAGTAGAAAGGTTAATCAAAAGTGAAGATTTACTACAACGGGTACAACAATTAACCACCCAAGAACGTTATCGTTTAGTAGAATTATTAGATCCTTCCAATGTAACCCATTATGAGTTTTTCCTTGCAAAATCCCCCCATCATCGGGAAACATGGCAAGATGATCAATTACTATTAGGTGCTAAACCAGAGTTAAATCCTTGTATGTTGGGTTGGGAGAGCAAAAGTTTACTCGATTATAACTATCAACCCGTTACTCTCACGGATGGGGAGTTTGAGTTCATGAAATTAGCTTCCCAAAATCCTAATGAAAATTTGACAGTAGAACATATTCTATCTCAAGTTAATGGTACTTTAGATCAGGTGCGATCGCTCATTAACCGTCAACTAATCATCATGGGATAA
- the ndhD1 gene encoding NAD(P)H-quinone oxidoreductase subunit NdhD1, translating into MDLTNFPWLTTIILLPIVASLLVFVIPDKDGKTIRWFALTVGLIDFVLIVYAFYQGYDLNNPNLQMVESYTWIPDIDLKWSVGVDGLSMPLILLTGFITTLAIMAAWPVTLKPRLFYFLMLAMYGGQIAVFAVQDMLLFFLVWELELVPVYLILSIWGGKRRLYAATKFILYTAGGSLFILVGALTMAFYGDTVTFDMSAIAHKDYGLNLQLLLYGGFLIAYGVKLPIFPLHTWLPDAHGEATAPAHMLLAGILLKMGGYALIRMNAGMLPDAHAVFAPILIILGVVNIIYAAFTSFAQRNLKRKIAYSSISHMGFVLIGIASFTEIGMSGAMLQMISHGLIGASLFFMVGATYDRTHTLMLDEMGGVGKSMKKIFAMWTTCSMASLALPGMSGFVAELMIFIGLATSDAYGTIFKVIMVSLAAVGVILTPIYLLSMLRELMYGPENKELVSHSKLIDAEPREVFIITCLLIPIIGIGLYPKIVTQIYDSTTNQLTALLRNSVPSLVETKIADKTENQFVTLRAPTID; encoded by the coding sequence ATGGATTTAACAAACTTTCCTTGGCTAACGACAATCATTCTTTTACCGATTGTTGCCTCTCTTCTCGTTTTTGTCATACCAGACAAAGACGGTAAAACCATAAGATGGTTTGCCCTCACTGTGGGCTTAATAGACTTCGTTTTAATCGTTTATGCCTTCTATCAAGGTTATGACTTAAATAACCCCAATCTACAGATGGTGGAAAGCTATACATGGATACCAGACATTGACCTAAAATGGTCGGTGGGTGTAGATGGTTTATCCATGCCCCTTATTTTGTTAACGGGCTTTATCACTACCCTCGCCATTATGGCGGCATGGCCTGTAACCCTCAAACCTAGGTTGTTTTACTTCCTGATGTTGGCAATGTATGGGGGACAAATCGCCGTTTTTGCTGTGCAGGATATGTTACTTTTCTTCCTTGTGTGGGAATTGGAATTAGTACCTGTTTACCTCATCCTGTCTATATGGGGCGGTAAGAGACGACTTTATGCGGCTACCAAATTTATCCTTTATACTGCTGGAGGCTCGTTATTCATTCTTGTAGGGGCTTTAACTATGGCTTTTTACGGGGATACCGTCACTTTCGACATGAGTGCGATCGCCCACAAGGACTACGGCTTAAACCTCCAACTATTACTATACGGTGGTTTCTTGATTGCCTACGGTGTCAAACTACCCATTTTCCCCCTCCACACATGGCTACCCGATGCCCACGGAGAAGCCACTGCCCCTGCCCATATGCTCTTGGCTGGAATTTTGCTCAAGATGGGTGGTTACGCCCTCATCCGTATGAATGCGGGAATGTTACCCGATGCCCATGCAGTTTTTGCCCCTATCCTGATCATTTTGGGGGTAGTAAACATAATTTACGCTGCCTTTACCTCCTTTGCCCAACGTAACCTGAAACGAAAAATTGCCTACTCCTCTATTTCTCACATGGGGTTTGTCTTAATTGGTATCGCCTCCTTTACCGAAATTGGTATGAGTGGCGCCATGTTACAGATGATTTCCCATGGTTTAATCGGGGCGAGTTTATTCTTCATGGTTGGAGCTACTTATGATCGCACCCATACCCTCATGTTAGATGAAATGGGGGGAGTTGGTAAAAGCATGAAAAAAATCTTTGCCATGTGGACAACCTGTTCGATGGCATCCCTTGCCCTGCCAGGAATGAGCGGTTTTGTGGCAGAATTAATGATCTTTATCGGACTTGCCACTAGCGATGCCTATGGCACAATTTTCAAAGTTATTATGGTATCCCTAGCCGCCGTCGGAGTCATTTTAACCCCCATTTACCTCCTTTCTATGCTCAGAGAATTGATGTATGGCCCAGAGAATAAAGAATTAGTATCCCACAGCAAATTAATTGATGCCGAACCCAGAGAGGTATTTATTATCACTTGTTTACTCATTCCTATCATCGGTATTGGTTTATATCCCAAGATTGTCACCCAAATTTATGACAGCACCACCAACCAACTTACGGCATTACTCAGAAACTCCGTACCTAGCTTGGTAGAGACTAAAATTGCTGATAAAACCGAAAATCAATTTGTAACCCTCCGGGCTCCAACCATTGATTAA
- the mreD gene encoding rod shape-determining protein MreD, whose product MILKTKIIQPILVISISIFSSCLLLMWRIPGMELVGVTPNWLLIWLVVWSVKRNLWQSMVAGISLGLIWDGMSGDFPTHVLGLAVVTLLTSNVYEDEYIKEDVISIVIIVFGMAIISDTITALQYSLQTSIPLSDIWLKYQQNSLASAIITSLWTPLLYYPFNHFMNTSNKKPRRWK is encoded by the coding sequence ATGATTCTCAAAACTAAAATAATTCAACCTATCCTCGTCATTTCCATCTCCATTTTTAGCTCTTGCCTACTACTAATGTGGCGAATCCCTGGAATGGAATTAGTAGGAGTTACCCCCAATTGGCTACTAATTTGGTTAGTAGTGTGGAGTGTCAAAAGAAACTTATGGCAGAGTATGGTGGCAGGGATTTCCTTGGGTTTAATTTGGGATGGCATGAGTGGAGATTTTCCTACCCACGTTTTAGGATTAGCGGTAGTTACCCTTCTTACCAGTAATGTTTATGAAGACGAATACATCAAAGAAGATGTTATTTCTATCGTTATCATTGTCTTTGGTATGGCCATTATCAGTGACACCATTACCGCCCTTCAATATAGCCTACAAACATCTATTCCTTTGAGCGATATTTGGTTAAAATATCAACAAAATTCCCTCGCTTCAGCCATAATTACCAGTTTATGGACACCACTACTTTATTATCCTTTCAATCATTTTATGAATACTTCTAATAAAAAACCTCGTCGCTGGAAATAA
- the desC gene encoding stearoyl-CoA desaturase (delta-9 desaturase) DesC, translating to MTVSTSEKAPLAWNIIIYMATIHLAALFAFLPSNFSWGAVGIFFVLYWLTACIGITLGFHRLVSHRSFETPKWLEYIIVLCGCLACQGGPIQWVGLHRVHHKFSDHEGDPHDSNKGFWWSHMGWMFIKNPANKLVPKYTKDIQNDPFYKWCDKYFIPVQVALGLLLFWWGGWSFVVWGIFLRLVVVFHVTWFVNSATHKFGYVSHDSNDHSRNCWWVAVLTFGEGWHNNHHAYQYSARHGLQWWEVDLTWMTIKLLSLFGLAKNIKLAPTTLPTKA from the coding sequence ATGACAGTTTCAACTTCAGAAAAAGCGCCACTAGCGTGGAATATAATTATATACATGGCTACTATTCATTTAGCAGCCCTTTTTGCCTTTTTACCTAGCAATTTTAGCTGGGGCGCAGTGGGCATTTTTTTCGTACTTTATTGGTTAACTGCCTGTATTGGTATTACCCTCGGATTTCATCGTTTGGTATCTCACCGTAGCTTTGAAACTCCTAAATGGCTAGAATACATTATCGTATTGTGCGGCTGTTTAGCTTGTCAAGGTGGACCTATTCAATGGGTTGGTTTACACCGAGTCCACCACAAATTTTCTGACCATGAAGGCGATCCCCATGATTCTAATAAGGGTTTCTGGTGGAGTCACATGGGTTGGATGTTTATTAAAAACCCTGCTAATAAACTTGTACCTAAATATACTAAGGATATTCAAAATGATCCTTTTTATAAGTGGTGCGATAAATATTTTATTCCTGTTCAGGTTGCCCTAGGATTATTACTATTCTGGTGGGGTGGATGGTCTTTCGTGGTTTGGGGTATCTTTTTACGCCTAGTGGTGGTATTCCACGTAACTTGGTTTGTAAACAGTGCTACCCATAAGTTTGGCTATGTGAGCCATGATTCTAATGATCATTCTCGCAATTGTTGGTGGGTTGCTGTCTTAACTTTTGGAGAAGGTTGGCACAATAATCACCATGCTTATCAATACTCTGCTCGTCATGGTTTACAGTGGTGGGAAGTGGATTTAACTTGGATGACCATTAAACTTTTATCTTTGTTTGGACTAGCTAAAAATATCAAGTTAGCTCCTACGACATTGCCCACTAAGGCATAA
- the glcE gene encoding glycolate oxidase FAD-binding subunit GlcE, with translation MNQIFQASSPRQIKEILDFCNVNSIKIIEWDKNPKWQNKIKMAGLADCIPRYLVFPNTTAMLSQLVSFAYRNHWRVIPTGEATKLSWGGVRQPVNLLISMANLNQVVEHGEEDLVITVQAGMKIKDLNNFLASKGQFLPIDPFFEEEATVGGVVATANNLSWRQRYGGVRDLILGLSFVRADGEVVKAGGKVVKNVAGYDLMKLFTGSYGSLGIITQVTFRLYPLVAHSSSIFVGGEKEGLKILRDTVTKSGLTPTMADFVSHSCSKVLGSDDGFGLAMRFESIKPSVEQQIEQVQSWTKNLGLSSLVFSDSQELDFWKDIKITDAPILCKVGILGNRIVDFLATFESQGFINISSGVGFVFLEQNIRSHQVRAMRQFCEDNGGYLSIIQAPLELKKQIEPWGYVGNGLTMMKKIKEKFDPQEVFSNPLF, from the coding sequence ATGAACCAAATTTTTCAGGCTTCTTCTCCAAGACAAATCAAAGAAATATTAGACTTTTGTAATGTTAATTCTATAAAAATAATAGAATGGGATAAAAATCCAAAATGGCAAAATAAAATTAAAATGGCTGGGTTGGCGGATTGTATTCCTCGTTACTTAGTTTTTCCAAATACCACCGCCATGCTATCACAATTAGTAAGTTTTGCCTATAGAAATCATTGGCGAGTTATCCCCACTGGTGAAGCCACGAAGTTGTCTTGGGGGGGAGTGCGGCAACCAGTTAATCTCTTAATTAGCATGGCTAACCTTAATCAAGTGGTAGAACATGGAGAGGAAGATTTGGTTATTACCGTTCAAGCAGGGATGAAAATTAAAGATTTAAATAACTTTTTAGCCTCTAAAGGTCAGTTTTTGCCCATTGACCCATTTTTTGAGGAGGAGGCCACTGTGGGAGGAGTGGTGGCAACGGCGAATAATCTTTCTTGGCGTCAACGGTATGGTGGCGTGAGGGATTTAATTTTGGGTTTATCTTTTGTCCGTGCTGATGGCGAAGTGGTTAAGGCTGGGGGCAAGGTAGTAAAAAATGTGGCGGGGTATGATTTGATGAAACTGTTTACAGGATCCTATGGTAGTTTAGGAATTATTACTCAGGTTACTTTTCGTCTTTATCCCCTTGTTGCCCATTCTAGTTCTATTTTTGTAGGGGGGGAAAAGGAAGGGTTAAAAATATTAAGGGATACGGTGACTAAATCAGGATTAACTCCCACCATGGCAGATTTTGTCTCTCATTCCTGCTCGAAGGTTTTGGGTAGTGATGATGGTTTTGGTTTGGCAATGCGCTTTGAGAGCATTAAGCCTAGTGTAGAGCAACAAATTGAGCAGGTACAAAGTTGGACAAAGAATTTGGGCTTATCTTCTCTGGTTTTTTCTGACTCCCAAGAGCTTGATTTTTGGAAGGATATTAAAATAACTGATGCTCCTATTCTTTGTAAGGTAGGAATTTTGGGTAATAGGATTGTAGATTTTTTGGCAACTTTCGAGAGTCAGGGATTTATTAATATTAGTAGCGGAGTTGGCTTTGTTTTCCTTGAACAAAATATCCGAAGCCATCAGGTTAGGGCGATGCGTCAATTTTGTGAAGACAATGGCGGTTATTTATCCATAATACAAGCGCCCCTAGAACTAAAAAAACAAATCGAACCTTGGGGATATGTGGGCAATGGTTTAACTATGATGAAAAAAATTAAGGAAAAATTTGACCCCCAAGAAGTTTTTAGTAATCCTCTTTTTTAG
- the truB gene encoding tRNA pseudouridine55 synthase TruB has product MTIMGFINLHKPKGFSSHDCVARVRRILNTKKVGHGGTLDPLATGVLPIAVGRATRLLQFLPTKKAYRAKVRFGLTTTTDDLEGEIITQEKCPDLSVEIISNFIPDFIGNIEQIPPIYSAIKQNGKKLYELARQGKEVNIPSRKVEIFDIKIISWQSGDYPELDLDIICGAGTYIRAIARDLGQKVRTGATLAKLERTLSCNLEIKNSINLELLEQQKNNNQLTLITPDLLLQNLPIINLNDQESWRWQQGQKLSYQGEDNNNFYRTYNNQQQFMGISEIKQGQEGFIIQPKVVVTTTDE; this is encoded by the coding sequence ATGACAATAATGGGATTTATTAACCTCCACAAGCCCAAGGGGTTTTCGTCCCATGATTGTGTTGCTAGGGTGAGAAGGATATTAAACACAAAGAAAGTAGGTCATGGTGGTACATTAGATCCCCTCGCTACGGGGGTTCTACCCATTGCCGTAGGTAGGGCAACTCGTTTATTACAGTTTTTACCTACCAAAAAGGCATATCGGGCAAAGGTTAGATTTGGGTTAACTACTACCACCGATGATTTAGAAGGAGAGATAATTACCCAAGAAAAATGTCCTGATTTAAGTGTAGAAATAATTTCCAATTTTATTCCTGATTTTATCGGCAATATAGAACAAATACCGCCCATTTATAGTGCCATTAAGCAAAATGGTAAGAAGTTATATGAATTGGCAAGGCAAGGGAAAGAGGTTAATATTCCTAGTAGAAAGGTAGAAATATTTGATATAAAAATTATTAGTTGGCAGTCAGGGGATTATCCAGAATTAGATTTAGACATCATCTGTGGGGCTGGTACTTATATAAGGGCGATCGCCCGTGACCTTGGGCAAAAAGTAAGGACAGGGGCAACTTTAGCTAAATTAGAAAGGACATTAAGCTGTAATTTAGAGATAAAAAATAGTATTAATTTAGAATTATTAGAACAGCAAAAAAATAACAATCAACTAACCTTAATTACCCCCGATTTACTCCTACAAAATTTACCTATCATAAACCTAAATGATCAAGAAAGTTGGAGATGGCAACAAGGACAAAAATTAAGCTATCAAGGAGAAGATAATAATAACTTTTATCGTACTTATAATAACCAACAACAATTTATGGGTATTAGCGAAATTAAACAAGGGCAAGAAGGATTCATCATTCAACCCAAAGTCGTTGTCACAACTACCGATGAATAA